The following proteins are encoded in a genomic region of Algiphilus sp.:
- a CDS encoding HAD family phosphatase, translating to MALAVFDLDHTLLRGDSDYLWGEYLVEQGLVDGPAYKARNQAFYEAYMAGTLDIAAFCAFSFEPLVQWGHAHLAPLRARFVDERIAPLVAPGAQALLDGHRGRGDRLVITTATNRFVTEPIAALFGIEDLIATDPEVRDGRFTGRIAGTPNFREGKPERLRKWIRDQGMEGEPMTCYSDSRNDIPLLEMADTAVAVDPDDALAAVARERGWALLSLS from the coding sequence ATGGCGCTCGCTGTCTTCGACCTCGACCACACCCTCCTGCGCGGCGACAGCGACTACCTCTGGGGCGAGTATCTGGTCGAGCAGGGACTGGTCGACGGCCCCGCGTACAAAGCGCGCAATCAGGCGTTCTACGAGGCCTACATGGCCGGCACGCTGGACATCGCCGCGTTCTGCGCGTTCTCCTTCGAACCGCTGGTGCAGTGGGGCCACGCCCATCTGGCGCCGCTGCGCGCGCGCTTCGTGGACGAGCGCATCGCCCCGCTGGTGGCCCCGGGCGCGCAGGCGCTGCTCGACGGCCATCGCGGCCGCGGCGACCGGCTCGTCATCACCACTGCCACCAACCGTTTCGTCACCGAACCCATCGCCGCCCTTTTCGGTATCGAGGATCTCATCGCCACCGATCCCGAGGTGCGCGACGGCCGCTTCACCGGCCGCATCGCCGGCACCCCGAACTTCCGCGAAGGCAAACCCGAGCGTCTGCGCAAGTGGATCCGGGATCAGGGCATGGAAGGCGAGCCGATGACCTGCTACAGCGATTCGCGCAACGACATCCCGCTGCTGGAAATGGCCGACACCGCGGTGGCGGTGGACCCCGACGATGCCCTCGCCGCGGTTGCGCGCGAACGCGGCTGGGCGTTGCTGTCGCTGAGTTGA
- a CDS encoding (2Fe-2S)-binding protein codes for MIVCSCKGVRDTQIRALRQNGSDNAVVRLGDAVRALGLGTGCGRCLRHARRLMDEDRSEAPATVLGGRGWRLRGADALGQTA; via the coding sequence ATGATCGTGTGCAGCTGCAAAGGGGTTCGCGATACCCAGATCAGAGCGCTTCGCCAGAACGGCAGCGACAATGCGGTCGTGCGCCTGGGCGACGCGGTGCGCGCACTCGGCCTGGGTACCGGCTGCGGGCGGTGCCTCCGTCACGCGCGGCGTCTGATGGACGAGGACCGCAGCGAGGCCCCGGCGACGGTGCTCGGCGGGCGCGGCTGGCGCCTGCGCGGAGCGGATGCGCTCGGCCAGACCGCGTGA
- the ampD gene encoding 1,6-anhydro-N-acetylmuramyl-L-alanine amidase AmpD, with product MNARAQLPADLVPPPWRVDPLHHRLDRARWCESPHQDARPGGVGDIDTVVVHAISLPPGVYGGGWIDRLFQGDLPPDGHPYFAEIAGLRVSAHCCIGRDGDVCQYVGFDQRAWHAGASRFGGRERVNDFSIGIELEGCDDDAFTDAQYASLARTVRALRAAYPGITPSRIAGHSDIAPGRKTDPGPHFDWQRLLAELHYRR from the coding sequence ATGAATGCGCGCGCACAGCTGCCCGCGGATCTGGTGCCGCCGCCGTGGCGCGTGGATCCGCTGCACCACCGCCTGGACCGGGCGCGCTGGTGCGAGAGCCCCCACCAGGACGCACGACCCGGTGGCGTGGGCGACATCGACACGGTGGTCGTGCACGCCATATCGCTGCCGCCGGGCGTCTATGGCGGCGGCTGGATCGATCGCCTGTTCCAGGGCGATCTTCCGCCCGACGGGCATCCCTACTTCGCGGAGATCGCTGGCCTGCGCGTCTCGGCGCACTGCTGCATCGGCCGCGACGGCGATGTGTGTCAGTACGTGGGCTTCGACCAGCGCGCCTGGCATGCCGGTGCATCGCGCTTCGGCGGCCGCGAGCGCGTCAACGACTTCTCGATCGGCATCGAGCTCGAAGGCTGCGACGACGACGCCTTCACCGACGCCCAGTACGCCAGCCTGGCGCGCACCGTGCGCGCGCTGCGGGCGGCCTATCCCGGCATCACCCCGTCGCGGATCGCGGGGCATTCCGACATCGCGCCCGGCCGCAAGACCGACCCCGGTCCGCACTTCGACTGGCAGCGGCTGCTCGCCGAGCTGCACTACCGGCGCTAG
- a CDS encoding DUF6776 family protein has protein sequence MAVPPNGPRIVTDHERRPRWIRWLVVTTLVVIALAGSYAVYVFVTDEFSARYQAMTGDRERLLALRRELAERLRAEQLESERLRERLAYLEKSQQIDREACQQLRQSLRDMQSRLVDAQEQLAFYRGIVSPENEGRGVRVHDFIVRPDRDPARFELVLVQGRQQKDRVRGHFTIDIAGERDGESATVAVRNAEGETDMLFSFRHFQEFSGSVTFPDGFEPEQVAIVVQREGEDQSTETRYEWQRVVAGKES, from the coding sequence ATGGCCGTTCCGCCCAACGGGCCGCGCATCGTCACCGACCACGAGCGTCGCCCGCGATGGATCCGATGGCTGGTGGTGACCACGCTGGTGGTGATCGCGCTGGCGGGCAGCTATGCGGTCTATGTCTTCGTCACCGACGAGTTCTCGGCGCGCTATCAGGCCATGACCGGGGATCGGGAACGCCTGCTGGCGCTGCGCCGCGAGCTCGCGGAGCGCCTGCGGGCCGAGCAGCTGGAGTCGGAGCGCCTGCGCGAGCGCCTGGCGTATCTGGAGAAGTCGCAGCAGATCGACCGCGAGGCCTGTCAGCAGCTGCGCCAGTCGCTGCGCGACATGCAGTCCCGCCTGGTCGATGCGCAGGAGCAGCTGGCCTTCTATCGCGGCATCGTGTCGCCGGAGAACGAGGGGCGCGGCGTGCGCGTGCACGATTTCATCGTGCGCCCGGACCGCGATCCCGCCCGGTTCGAGCTGGTGCTGGTGCAGGGGCGTCAGCAGAAGGATCGCGTGCGGGGGCATTTCACCATCGACATCGCCGGCGAGCGCGACGGCGAGTCCGCCACGGTCGCCGTCCGCAATGCCGAGGGAGAGACGGACATGCTATTTTCGTTCCGGCATTTCCAGGAATTCTCGGGGTCGGTCACCTTCCCCGACGGTTTCGAGCCGGAGCAGGTCGCGATCGTTGTGCAGCGTGAAGGCGAGGACCAGTCGACCGAGACCCGTTACGAATGGCAGCGTGTCGTTGCCGGAAAGGAGAGCTGA
- a CDS encoding DUF2799 domain-containing protein, translating to MNRRRSCTAARSLLPLAVVAAAGCAAPPAVSVAAPDGAESCLVHDWRDFGERAGAFGQQAGIVEMHIASCAPDDPGRARAAFVAGHAEGLSRYCTVRVHYERGRAGDDAMRSCADADPALEAAFAAGREVHAARAGLGRQERRLAHIEQYARVGTLQPRDRERFGDPPEAEREAAAAARRKAAALDRRYSERFGAEPLPPP from the coding sequence ATGAATCGCCGCCGGTCATGCACGGCGGCGCGGTCGCTGCTGCCGCTGGCGGTGGTGGCGGCTGCCGGCTGCGCGGCGCCGCCCGCAGTGTCGGTGGCCGCACCCGATGGCGCCGAGAGCTGCCTGGTGCACGACTGGCGGGATTTCGGCGAGCGTGCCGGCGCGTTCGGGCAGCAGGCGGGCATCGTCGAGATGCACATCGCCAGCTGCGCGCCCGATGATCCCGGGCGCGCCCGCGCCGCCTTCGTGGCGGGTCACGCCGAAGGGCTGTCGCGCTACTGCACAGTGCGCGTGCACTACGAGCGGGGTCGGGCCGGTGATGACGCCATGCGCAGCTGCGCGGACGCCGACCCCGCCCTGGAGGCGGCCTTCGCGGCGGGGCGGGAGGTCCACGCTGCGCGCGCGGGACTGGGTCGGCAGGAGCGCCGGCTGGCTCATATCGAGCAGTACGCGCGCGTGGGCACCCTGCAGCCGCGGGACCGGGAGCGCTTCGGCGACCCGCCGGAGGCCGAGCGCGAGGCCGCTGCCGCCGCGCGCCGGAAGGCGGCAGCGCTGGATCGCCGCTACAGCGAGCGCTTTGGCGCGGAGCCGCTGCCGCCGCCGTAA
- a CDS encoding RNA pyrophosphohydrolase, translating into MIDAEGYRLNVGIMVTNARRELLMGKRVRRNAWQFPQGGIDPGERPEDALWRELFEELGYEPAQMELISATRGWLHYRLPQRFLRRGTPQCIGQKQKWFLLRLRDEDAQPRFDRGPRPEFDAYRWVEVERAPCDVVAFKRSVYLAALREFAPLLGTRLDRSLPGALHRPIHRRLAG; encoded by the coding sequence GTGATCGACGCGGAGGGCTATCGCCTGAACGTGGGCATCATGGTGACGAATGCGCGCCGTGAGTTGCTCATGGGCAAGCGCGTCCGCCGCAATGCCTGGCAATTCCCGCAGGGCGGCATCGATCCCGGCGAGCGCCCGGAGGACGCACTGTGGCGCGAGCTCTTCGAGGAGCTCGGCTACGAACCCGCGCAGATGGAACTGATCAGCGCCACCCGCGGCTGGCTGCACTATCGCCTCCCGCAGCGATTCCTCCGGCGCGGCACGCCGCAGTGCATCGGGCAGAAGCAGAAGTGGTTCCTGCTGCGCCTGCGCGACGAGGACGCGCAGCCGCGTTTCGATCGCGGTCCGCGCCCCGAGTTCGACGCCTACCGCTGGGTCGAGGTCGAGCGGGCGCCCTGCGACGTGGTGGCCTTCAAGCGGTCGGTGTATCTGGCGGCGCTTCGCGAGTTCGCGCCGTTGCTGGGTACGCGCCTCGACCGCTCTCTGCCGGGTGCGCTGCACAGGCCGATCCACCGGCGTCTGGCGGGATGA
- a CDS encoding polymer-forming cytoskeletal protein, with amino-acid sequence MLKNGKKPAQSGSNHSTVDTLVGRQTELLGDITFTGGLHIDGTVKGKVSAGADKDALLSVSETGVIEGDVHVAHVVLNGSIHGDVHALGQLTLHSCARVNGNVHYRVMEMASGATINGQMVHEVESERGNVTSLEGRGGSASQADGEQPDAVNLDLRGSV; translated from the coding sequence ATGCTCAAGAACGGCAAGAAGCCCGCCCAGAGCGGCTCCAACCACAGCACCGTCGACACGCTCGTCGGGCGCCAGACCGAGCTGCTCGGCGACATCACCTTCACCGGTGGTCTGCACATCGACGGCACCGTCAAGGGGAAGGTCAGCGCCGGCGCCGACAAGGATGCGCTGCTCTCGGTGAGCGAAACTGGCGTCATCGAGGGCGATGTGCACGTCGCGCACGTGGTGCTCAACGGCAGCATCCACGGCGACGTCCACGCGCTCGGCCAGCTCACGCTGCACAGCTGCGCGCGCGTCAACGGCAACGTGCACTACCGGGTCATGGAGATGGCGAGCGGCGCGACCATCAACGGCCAGATGGTGCACGAGGTCGAGAGCGAGCGCGGCAACGTCACCTCGCTGGAGGGGCGCGGCGGAAGCGCTTCGCAGGCCGACGGCGAGCAGCCCGACGCCGTGAACCTCGACCTGCGCGGCAGTGTCTAA
- the bfr gene encoding bacterioferritin: MRGDSKVIDILNRALRNELTAVNQYFLHYRMLQNWGYERLAKKEYDESIDEMKHADKLIERILFLEGLPNLQDLDALYIGEDVVEILRCDLKREHEAHPMYKEAIGLCEQVEDYVTRRLLVEIQHSEEEHIDYLEAQLGLVEQLGVQNYLQSQL; this comes from the coding sequence ATGCGCGGCGACAGCAAGGTCATCGATATCCTGAACCGGGCGCTGCGGAACGAGCTGACCGCGGTCAACCAGTACTTCCTCCACTATCGCATGCTCCAGAACTGGGGCTACGAGCGACTCGCCAAGAAGGAGTACGACGAGTCGATCGACGAGATGAAGCACGCCGACAAGCTCATCGAGCGCATCCTCTTCCTTGAGGGGCTTCCCAACCTGCAGGATCTGGACGCCCTCTACATCGGCGAGGACGTGGTCGAGATCCTGCGCTGCGATCTGAAGCGCGAGCACGAGGCGCATCCGATGTACAAGGAGGCGATCGGGCTCTGCGAGCAGGTCGAGGACTACGTGACGCGGCGCCTGCTGGTCGAGATCCAGCACAGCGAGGAGGAGCACATCGACTATCTCGAGGCGCAGCTCGGCCTCGTCGAGCAGCTGGGCGTGCAGAACTACCTGCAGTCGCAGCTCTGA
- a CDS encoding CopD family protein: MLWLKALHLIFMVTWFAGLFYLPRIYVYLTEATDEAVRATLRTMAQRLYRITLVGMVLTWVFGIALLVWNPGYLSMGWLHVKLLLVVALSGYLGWLKVHLRRFTAGTNTGTSRFWRIANEVPAVVLLLVVPLAVLRPF, translated from the coding sequence ATGCTCTGGCTGAAGGCCCTGCACCTCATCTTCATGGTCACCTGGTTCGCGGGACTGTTCTATCTCCCGCGCATCTACGTCTATCTGACCGAGGCGACCGACGAAGCCGTGCGCGCCACGCTGCGCACGATGGCCCAGCGGCTCTACCGCATCACCCTCGTCGGCATGGTCCTCACCTGGGTGTTCGGCATCGCGCTGCTGGTCTGGAACCCCGGCTACCTCTCCATGGGCTGGCTGCACGTCAAGCTGCTGCTGGTGGTAGCGCTGTCCGGGTACCTGGGCTGGCTCAAGGTGCATCTGCGGCGCTTCACCGCCGGCACCAATACCGGCACCAGCCGCTTCTGGCGCATCGCCAACGAGGTACCGGCGGTGGTGCTGCTGCTGGTGGTGCCGCTCGCCGTCCTGCGCCCCTTCTAG
- a CDS encoding cob(I)yrinic acid a,c-diamide adenosyltransferase, which produces MGHRLSKITTRTGDSGETGLAGGDRVAKTSARIGAIGEVDELNSLIGVALAHELPEPLPGLLAPLQHELFDLGGELAMPGESLLGGDAVARIETASQQINDSLPPLKEFILPGGTPAAAHLHLARAVSRRCERALWLLAAEETVSTESLQYLNRLSDLLFNAARVAARTGTDNEITWRRPDRR; this is translated from the coding sequence ATGGGCCACCGACTCAGCAAGATCACCACCCGCACCGGCGACAGCGGCGAGACCGGCCTCGCCGGCGGCGACCGGGTCGCCAAGACCTCGGCGCGCATCGGCGCCATCGGCGAGGTCGACGAGCTCAACAGCCTGATCGGCGTCGCGCTGGCGCACGAGCTGCCGGAACCGCTGCCCGGACTGCTCGCGCCGCTCCAGCACGAGCTCTTCGACCTCGGCGGCGAACTCGCCATGCCCGGCGAATCCCTCCTCGGCGGCGACGCGGTGGCGCGCATCGAGACCGCCAGCCAGCAGATCAATGACAGCCTGCCGCCGCTCAAGGAATTCATCCTGCCCGGCGGAACGCCCGCAGCGGCTCACCTGCATCTGGCGCGCGCGGTATCGCGCCGGTGCGAGCGCGCGCTCTGGCTGCTGGCGGCCGAGGAAACGGTCAGCACCGAGTCGCTCCAGTACCTTAACCGCCTTTCCGACCTGCTGTTCAACGCCGCCCGCGTTGCGGCCCGCACCGGTACCGACAACGAGATCACCTGGCGGCGGCCGGACCGGCGCTGA
- the argC gene encoding N-acetyl-gamma-glutamyl-phosphate reductase: protein MRQVRVGIVGGTGYTGAELVRLLSLHAAAELVCITSRQNAGRPVVELFPALRGVTELAFEDPETPSLRECDVVFFATPHGTAMQAAPALLDAGIRVVDLSADFRLRDADVFQRWYGMPHGATDWLAQAVYGLPETMRAAIPEARLVANPGCYPTAVQLGLAPLLAAGVADPSSLIADVKSGVTGAGREARTGSLFSENHDSFRAYGAAGHRHAPEVNQELSRMAGRDIDCVFTPHLLPIQRGIHATLHARLIDAGDLQALYAEHYRDEPFVDVLPAGVLPETRNVRGTNRCQIAVVPQSGQRVVICSVIDNLVKGASGQAVQNMNLMLGLDETLGLALPPLWP, encoded by the coding sequence ATGCGCCAGGTGCGCGTGGGAATTGTCGGCGGTACCGGATACACCGGTGCCGAGCTGGTACGGCTGCTGTCGTTGCACGCAGCTGCGGAGCTGGTGTGCATCACCAGTCGTCAGAATGCGGGCCGCCCGGTGGTCGAGCTCTTTCCCGCCCTGCGCGGCGTCACGGAACTCGCCTTCGAGGATCCCGAGACACCCTCGCTGCGCGAGTGCGATGTGGTGTTCTTCGCGACGCCGCACGGCACGGCCATGCAGGCAGCGCCGGCGCTGCTCGACGCGGGCATCCGGGTCGTGGATCTGTCGGCCGACTTCCGCCTGCGCGACGCCGATGTCTTCCAGCGCTGGTACGGCATGCCGCACGGCGCGACGGACTGGCTGGCGCAGGCGGTCTACGGCCTGCCCGAAACCATGCGCGCGGCGATCCCCGAAGCCCGCCTGGTCGCCAACCCGGGGTGCTATCCGACTGCCGTCCAGCTCGGGCTGGCGCCCCTGCTGGCTGCGGGCGTCGCCGATCCGTCGAGCCTGATCGCGGACGTCAAGTCGGGGGTCACCGGCGCCGGCCGCGAGGCCAGGACCGGCAGCCTGTTCAGCGAGAATCACGATTCGTTCCGCGCCTACGGCGCTGCCGGGCACCGGCATGCGCCCGAGGTCAATCAGGAGCTCAGCCGCATGGCGGGGCGCGATATCGACTGCGTGTTCACGCCGCATCTGCTGCCCATCCAGCGCGGCATTCACGCCACGCTGCACGCGCGGCTGATCGATGCCGGCGATCTGCAGGCGCTCTACGCCGAGCATTACCGTGACGAGCCCTTCGTCGACGTTCTGCCGGCCGGCGTGCTGCCGGAGACGCGCAACGTGCGGGGCACCAATCGCTGCCAGATCGCGGTGGTGCCGCAGTCGGGCCAGCGCGTGGTGATCTGCTCGGTGATCGACAACCTCGTCAAGGGCGCCTCCGGTCAGGCGGTGCAGAACATGAATCTGATGCTCGGCCTTGACGAGACGCTGGGTCTCGCGCTGCCGCCTCTCTGGCCCTGA
- a CDS encoding inositol monophosphatase family protein, with translation MQQFLDAALDAATAAAQVIRDGYAGSFRVRTKADASPVTEVDEAAEKTIKAVLAARFPDHGFYGEEFGLDRPDAEYVWLVDPIDGTKAFVRGYPMFSAQIALMHRGELIVGVSCAPCFGDGETFYASRGGGAWRVAGIDARARPAVPVRVGRAESFPEAALSMGNIATLAGEPRFARFAANVIPRLQRIRGYGDFLHYHLLAGGKIDAVVESDINILDIAALAVIVREAGGLFTALDGGELTLDVRGVLAAATPELYRALARELR, from the coding sequence ATGCAGCAGTTTCTCGACGCCGCGCTCGACGCCGCAACCGCCGCCGCGCAGGTCATCCGCGATGGCTATGCGGGCAGCTTCCGCGTTCGCACCAAGGCCGACGCCAGTCCGGTGACGGAGGTCGACGAGGCGGCCGAAAAGACCATCAAGGCGGTGCTTGCCGCGCGCTTCCCCGACCACGGCTTCTACGGCGAGGAATTCGGGCTCGATCGCCCCGACGCAGAGTATGTCTGGCTGGTCGACCCCATCGACGGCACCAAGGCCTTCGTGCGCGGCTATCCGATGTTCTCGGCGCAGATCGCGCTGATGCACCGCGGGGAGCTCATCGTCGGCGTGTCGTGCGCGCCGTGCTTCGGGGACGGCGAGACCTTCTACGCCAGCCGGGGAGGCGGCGCCTGGCGGGTGGCCGGTATCGACGCACGTGCACGGCCGGCGGTGCCGGTGCGCGTCGGGCGCGCCGAGTCGTTCCCGGAAGCGGCGCTGTCGATGGGCAACATCGCCACGCTGGCCGGCGAGCCACGCTTCGCGCGCTTCGCGGCCAACGTCATCCCGAGGCTCCAGCGCATCCGCGGCTACGGCGATTTCCTGCACTATCACCTGCTTGCCGGCGGCAAGATCGATGCGGTGGTCGAGTCGGACATCAACATCCTCGACATCGCCGCACTGGCAGTGATCGTGCGCGAAGCGGGCGGTCTGTTCACCGCGCTCGACGGTGGCGAGCTGACGCTGGATGTGCGCGGCGTGCTGGCGGCCGCCACGCCCGAGCTCTACCGGGCGCTGGCGCGCGAGCTGCGCTAG